From Candidatus Aminicenantes bacterium, one genomic window encodes:
- a CDS encoding prepilin-type N-terminal cleavage/methylation domain-containing protein, with protein MNKKGFTLIELLIVVAIIGIVAAIAIPNLLTALQRGKQKATMGDMKTIGNAIGSYLVDNSISPNDLTAIGKFHILKLPERDGWGHTWLYVRGTTNLDEYSLGSSGRDTSFAGWDQQGQYTVSSLEHFNYDIILSNGTFTYGPKVN; from the coding sequence ATGAACAAGAAAGGTTTTACTTTGATTGAATTGCTGATCGTCGTGGCCATCATCGGTATCGTCGCGGCCATCGCCATCCCCAACCTTCTGACCGCCCTGCAGCGCGGCAAACAGAAGGCCACCATGGGCGACATGAAGACCATCGGCAACGCCATCGGCAGTTACCTGGTGGACAACTCCATCTCACCCAATGATCTGACCGCCATCGGCAAGTTCCACATCCTGAAACTCCCCGAGCGTGACGGTTGGGGACACACCTGGTTGTACGTGCGGGGCACCACCAACCTGGACGAGTACTCCCTGGGTTCCAGCGGCCGCGACACCTCTTTCGCCGGCTGGGATCAGCAAGGCCAGTACACCGTTTCCAGCCTCGAGCACTTCAACTACGACATCATCCTCTCCAACGGCACCTTCACCTACGGACCCAAAGTCAACTAA